A genome region from Streptomyces antimycoticus includes the following:
- a CDS encoding response regulator transcription factor, translated as MRVLVVEDEQLLADAVATGLRREAMAVDVVYDGAAALERIAVNDYDVVVLDRDLPLVHGDDVCRKIVELGIPTRVLMLTASGDVSDRVEGLEIGADDYLPKPFAFSELIARVRALGRRTTVALPPVLERAGIKLDPNRREVFRDGKEIQLAPKEFAVLEVLMRSEGAVVSAEQLLEKAWDENTDPFTNVVRVTVMTLRRKLGEPAVIVTVPGSGYRI; from the coding sequence GTGCGCGTACTCGTCGTCGAGGACGAGCAGCTGCTCGCCGATGCGGTGGCCACCGGACTACGCCGGGAGGCCATGGCCGTCGACGTCGTGTATGACGGAGCCGCCGCCTTGGAGCGCATCGCCGTCAACGACTACGACGTCGTCGTCCTCGACCGGGACCTGCCTCTCGTGCACGGCGATGACGTCTGCCGCAAGATCGTCGAACTCGGCATCCCCACCCGGGTCCTGATGCTCACCGCCTCCGGCGATGTCAGCGACCGCGTGGAGGGCCTGGAGATCGGCGCGGACGACTATCTGCCCAAGCCCTTCGCCTTCAGCGAACTGATCGCCCGGGTGCGTGCGCTCGGCCGCCGGACGACCGTCGCCCTGCCGCCCGTCCTGGAGCGCGCCGGGATCAAGCTGGACCCCAACCGCCGCGAGGTGTTCCGGGACGGCAAGGAGATCCAGCTGGCGCCGAAGGAGTTCGCGGTCCTGGAGGTGCTCATGCGCAGCGAGGGCGCCGTGGTCTCCGCGGAGCAGCTGCTGGAGAAGGCCTGGGACGAGAACACCGATCCGTTCACCAACGTGGTGCGGGTGACCGTGATGACCCTGCGCCGCAAGCTGGGCGAGCCCGCGGTGATCGTCACCGTCCCCGGCTCGGGTTACCGGATCTGA
- a CDS encoding response regulator, with protein sequence MNRVLVVDDEPQIVRALVINLKARKYEVDAAGDGATALRLAAARHPDVIVLDLGLPDMDGVEVIKGLRGWTRVPILVLSARQTSDEKVEALDAGADDYVTKPFGMDELLARLRAAVRRAEPTGQSDDSVVVETDSFTVDLAAKKAHRDGRDVRLTPTEWHLLEVLVRNAGRLVSQKQLLQEVWGPSYGTESNYLRVYMAQLRRKLEADPSHPRHFVTEPGMGYRFER encoded by the coding sequence ATGAACCGGGTGCTTGTGGTCGACGACGAGCCGCAGATCGTACGCGCCCTCGTGATCAACCTGAAGGCGCGCAAGTACGAGGTCGACGCCGCCGGGGACGGCGCCACCGCGCTCCGGCTCGCCGCCGCCCGCCATCCCGATGTGATCGTGCTCGACCTCGGCCTGCCCGATATGGACGGGGTGGAGGTGATCAAGGGGCTCCGGGGCTGGACCCGGGTGCCGATCCTGGTGCTCTCCGCCCGTCAGACCTCGGACGAGAAGGTCGAGGCCCTGGACGCCGGGGCGGACGACTACGTCACCAAGCCGTTCGGCATGGACGAGCTCCTCGCCCGGCTGCGCGCGGCCGTCCGCCGTGCCGAGCCCACCGGGCAGTCGGACGACTCGGTGGTGGTGGAGACCGATTCGTTCACCGTCGACCTGGCCGCCAAGAAGGCCCATCGCGACGGCCGCGATGTGCGGCTGACCCCCACCGAATGGCATCTGCTGGAGGTCCTGGTGCGCAACGCCGGCCGCCTGGTCAGCCAGAAGCAGCTGCTGCAGGAGGTCTGGGGCCCCTCGTACGGCACCGAGAGCAACTACCTGCGGGTCTATATGGCGCAGCTGCGCCGCAAGCTGGAGGCCGACCCCTCGCATCCGCGCCACTTCGTCACCGAGCCGGGGATGGGCTACCGGTTCGAGCGTTGA
- a CDS encoding MFS transporter, translating into MPSTSPYRAIFAAPGAKEFSAAGFLGRMTLSMAGIGVVTMVSELTGRYGLAGALSATLALSAASIGPQISRLVDRHGQRRVLRPATLVALTAVCGLLLSAHRGWPDWTLFVFAAGAGCVPSVGSMVRARWAAIYGDSPRELHAAYAWESIVDEVCFILGPVISIGLSTTWFPEAGPLLAACFLAAGVFSLTAQRATEPVPHPRGQHTGRSALRSRGLQVLVVTFVATGAIFGAIDVVTVAFAEDEGHKGAASLVLAVYALGSCLAGAIFGLLRLSGSVSRRWLWGICAIAVSMIPLQLVGNLPFLAVALFVAGLAIAPTMVTTMALVERHVPRAHLTEGMTWVSTGLAVGVALGSSAAGWVVDAAGARAGYAVPAVAGVFAAAVAFLGYRRLRPAPQREGSGADGRQDHEDRTEQRVA; encoded by the coding sequence TTGCCCAGTACCAGCCCCTATCGTGCGATCTTCGCCGCCCCCGGCGCCAAGGAGTTCTCCGCGGCCGGCTTCCTGGGGCGGATGACGCTGTCCATGGCGGGCATCGGCGTGGTCACCATGGTCTCCGAACTCACCGGCCGGTACGGGCTCGCGGGCGCACTGTCGGCCACGCTGGCGCTCTCGGCCGCCTCCATCGGCCCGCAGATCTCCCGGCTGGTCGACCGGCACGGCCAGCGCCGGGTGCTGCGCCCGGCGACCCTCGTGGCGCTCACCGCCGTCTGCGGGCTGCTGCTGAGCGCGCACCGGGGCTGGCCGGACTGGACGCTGTTCGTCTTCGCCGCGGGGGCCGGCTGTGTGCCCAGCGTGGGCTCCATGGTGCGGGCCCGCTGGGCGGCGATCTACGGGGACTCCCCGCGCGAGCTGCACGCCGCGTACGCCTGGGAGTCCATCGTCGACGAGGTCTGCTTCATCCTCGGGCCGGTCATCTCGATCGGGCTGTCCACCACCTGGTTCCCGGAGGCGGGCCCGCTGCTGGCCGCCTGCTTCCTGGCGGCCGGGGTCTTCTCGCTGACCGCGCAGCGGGCCACCGAGCCCGTACCGCATCCGCGTGGGCAGCACACCGGCCGTTCGGCGCTGCGCTCGCGCGGGCTCCAGGTGCTGGTGGTCACCTTCGTGGCGACCGGCGCGATCTTCGGGGCGATCGACGTGGTGACGGTGGCCTTCGCCGAGGACGAGGGCCACAAGGGCGCGGCGAGCCTGGTCCTGGCGGTGTACGCGCTGGGCTCCTGTCTCGCCGGCGCGATCTTCGGGCTGCTGCGCCTGAGCGGATCGGTGTCCCGTCGTTGGTTGTGGGGTATTTGTGCGATCGCCGTGAGTATGATCCCGCTCCAACTGGTCGGGAACCTGCCGTTCCTGGCCGTGGCGCTCTTCGTCGCGGGCCTGGCCATCGCACCCACGATGGTCACCACCATGGCCCTCGTCGAACGCCACGTACCACGCGCGCATCTGACCGAGGGGATGACCTGGGTGAGCACCGGGCTCGCGGTCGGGGTGGCGCTCGGCTCGTCGGCCGCCGGATGGGTGGTGGACGCGGCCGGCGCCCGGGCGGGGTACGCGGTGCCGGCCGTGGCCGGGGTGTTCGCGGCGGCGGTGGCGTTCCTCGGGTACCGCCGGCTCCGGCCGGCGCCACAGCGGGAGGGGTCGGGTGCGGATGGCCGTCAAGACCATGAAGACCGTACGGAGCAGCGTGTGGCGTAA
- the dut gene encoding dUTP diphosphatase: MSPLPVDVPIRRVDPEVPIPGYAHPGDAGADLVTTEAAELAPGERAVLPTGVSIALPEGYAAFVHPRSGLAARCGVAMVNAPGTIDAGYRGEIKVIVVNLDPRESVRFERFDRIAQLVVQQVEKVRFQEVAELPGSARAEGGFGSTGGHAAVDGTTGGNGYASVGSDREGR, from the coding sequence ATGAGTCCGCTGCCCGTCGACGTGCCGATCCGCAGGGTGGACCCCGAGGTGCCCATTCCCGGGTACGCCCACCCCGGCGACGCGGGGGCCGACCTGGTCACCACCGAGGCGGCCGAGCTGGCTCCGGGAGAGCGCGCGGTTCTGCCCACCGGAGTGTCTATCGCGCTCCCGGAGGGGTATGCCGCCTTCGTGCATCCACGGTCCGGACTTGCCGCGCGCTGCGGCGTAGCCATGGTGAATGCCCCGGGGACCATCGATGCCGGGTACCGTGGAGAGATCAAGGTGATCGTGGTCAATCTGGACCCGCGCGAGAGCGTGCGGTTCGAGCGCTTCGACCGGATCGCCCAATTGGTCGTCCAGCAGGTCGAGAAGGTGCGCTTCCAGGAGGTGGCGGAGCTTCCCGGGTCGGCGCGGGCCGAAGGGGGCTTCGGGTCCACCGGCGGTCATGCCGCCGTGGACGGCACAACGGGTGGGAATGGATACGCTTCGGTCGGTTCCGACCGGGAAGGACGATGA
- a CDS encoding OB-fold nucleic acid binding domain-containing protein has protein sequence MSSVPHPSDGAARGDRSGKPVGRFRRMLDRLSSSQEELHSAELQQDAEAAGCTKIGDCGDRQIVKVTGTLRTVTLRPRAGVPALEAELFDGTAALDVVWLGRRSIIGIEPGRKLIASGRISMSHGRRVLFNPKYELRPLGQE, from the coding sequence ATGAGTTCCGTACCCCACCCCTCCGACGGGGCCGCCAGGGGAGACAGGTCCGGCAAACCGGTCGGCCGGTTCCGGCGGATGCTGGACCGGCTGTCGAGCTCCCAGGAGGAGCTGCACTCCGCCGAGCTGCAGCAGGACGCGGAGGCCGCGGGCTGCACCAAGATCGGCGACTGCGGCGACCGTCAGATCGTCAAGGTGACGGGCACGCTGCGCACGGTGACGCTCAGACCGCGGGCCGGAGTTCCCGCGCTGGAGGCGGAGCTCTTCGACGGCACCGCCGCGCTGGACGTGGTGTGGCTGGGCCGTCGCTCCATCATCGGGATAGAACCGGGGCGCAAGCTGATCGCCTCGGGCCGGATCTCCATGAGCCATGGGCGCCGGGTGCTGTTCAATCCGAAGTACGAACTCCGACCGCTCGGACAGGAGTAG
- a CDS encoding D-arabinono-1,4-lactone oxidase: protein MAVKTMKTVRSSVWRNWAGNVTARPVRSVAPSSTQELAEVVRRAAAEGLKVKAVGSGHSFTTAAATDGLLIRPGRMVGVRGLDREAGTVTVAAGTPLRQLNETLTAHGLSLANMGDIMEQTVAGATATGTHGTGRDSASIAAQIKGLELVTADGSVLRCSATENPEIFAAARIGLGSLGVVSAITFAVEPEFLLTAREEPMPFDRVMADFDRLVAENEHFEFYWFPHTGNCNTKRNNRSTGPAAPVGRVSGWVDDELLSNGIFQVACSVGRAVPATIPGIAKISSRALSARTYTDIPYKVFTSPRRVRFLEMEYAVPREAAVTVLRELKATVDRSGLRVSFPVEVRTAPADDIPLSTASGRETAYIAVHLYRGTPHRAYFTAAEQIMIAHGGRPHWGKLHSRDAGYLSGVYPRFGEFTAVRDRLDPDRLFTNDYLRRVLGD from the coding sequence ATGGCCGTCAAGACCATGAAGACCGTACGGAGCAGCGTGTGGCGTAACTGGGCGGGGAATGTGACGGCCCGCCCGGTGCGGAGCGTCGCGCCGTCGTCCACTCAGGAGCTGGCCGAGGTGGTCCGCCGGGCCGCGGCGGAGGGGCTGAAGGTGAAGGCGGTGGGCTCCGGACACTCCTTCACCACCGCGGCCGCCACCGACGGGCTGCTGATACGCCCCGGCCGCATGGTGGGCGTGCGCGGACTGGACCGCGAGGCGGGGACCGTGACCGTCGCGGCCGGCACTCCGCTCCGGCAGCTCAACGAGACGCTGACGGCCCATGGGCTGTCGCTGGCCAATATGGGCGACATCATGGAGCAGACCGTGGCCGGGGCGACCGCCACCGGCACCCATGGCACCGGCCGGGACAGCGCCTCGATCGCCGCCCAGATCAAGGGCCTGGAGCTGGTGACGGCGGACGGTTCGGTGCTGCGCTGCTCGGCGACGGAGAACCCGGAGATCTTCGCGGCCGCCCGGATCGGGCTCGGCTCGCTCGGCGTGGTCAGCGCGATCACCTTCGCCGTGGAACCGGAGTTCCTGCTCACCGCGCGCGAGGAGCCGATGCCCTTCGACCGCGTCATGGCCGATTTCGACAGGCTCGTGGCCGAGAACGAGCACTTCGAGTTCTACTGGTTCCCGCACACCGGCAACTGCAACACCAAGCGCAATAACCGCAGCACCGGCCCCGCCGCGCCGGTGGGCCGGGTCAGCGGCTGGGTGGACGACGAGCTGCTGTCCAACGGCATCTTCCAGGTGGCCTGTTCGGTGGGCCGGGCGGTCCCCGCCACCATCCCCGGAATCGCCAAAATCTCCAGCCGCGCCCTGTCTGCCCGGACCTACACGGACATCCCTTACAAAGTCTTCACCTCTCCGCGCCGAGTGCGCTTCCTGGAGATGGAGTACGCCGTGCCGCGCGAGGCCGCGGTCACCGTGCTGCGCGAGCTCAAGGCGACCGTCGACCGGTCCGGACTGCGGGTCAGCTTCCCGGTGGAGGTGCGCACCGCGCCCGCCGACGACATCCCGCTGTCCACCGCCTCCGGGCGCGAGACCGCGTACATCGCCGTCCATCTGTACCGGGGCACCCCGCACCGGGCGTACTTCACGGCGGCCGAGCAGATCATGATCGCCCACGGGGGCCGCCCGCACTGGGGCAAACTGCACAGCCGCGACGCCGGCTACCTGTCCGGGGTCTATCCGCGGTTCGGGGAGTTCACGGCGGTACGCGACCGGCTGGACCCGGACCGGCTGTTCACCAACGACTATTTGCGGCGGGTGCTGGGCGACTGA
- a CDS encoding potassium channel family protein, whose product MRVAIAGAGAVGRSIASELLENGHEVLLIDKAPTAISVERVPQAEWLLADACEITSLDEAALQRCNVVIAATGDDKVNLVVSLLAKTEYGVPRVVARVNNPKNEWLFNEAWGVDVAVSTPRLMSALVEEAVSVGDLVRLLRFSHGDANLVELTLPPEAALVGTRVGDVEWPEDTTLVTIIRGTRVLTPNKDDVLEAGDELLFVAAQAREEQLEQLLSVQRQDATG is encoded by the coding sequence GTGAGGGTTGCCATTGCCGGGGCGGGCGCCGTGGGGCGTTCCATCGCGAGCGAGCTGCTGGAGAACGGGCACGAGGTGCTCCTCATCGACAAGGCGCCGACCGCCATCTCGGTGGAGCGGGTGCCGCAGGCCGAGTGGCTGCTGGCCGACGCGTGCGAGATCACCTCTCTGGACGAGGCGGCGCTGCAGCGCTGCAACGTGGTCATCGCGGCCACCGGTGACGACAAGGTCAACCTGGTCGTCTCGCTGCTCGCCAAGACCGAGTACGGGGTGCCCCGAGTGGTCGCCCGGGTCAACAATCCCAAGAACGAGTGGCTGTTCAACGAGGCATGGGGCGTCGATGTCGCCGTCTCCACCCCGCGTCTGATGTCGGCGCTGGTCGAGGAGGCGGTGAGCGTCGGCGATCTGGTGCGGCTGCTCCGCTTCAGCCACGGCGACGCCAACCTGGTGGAGCTGACGCTGCCGCCGGAGGCGGCGCTGGTGGGCACCCGGGTCGGCGATGTGGAGTGGCCGGAGGACACCACGCTGGTCACCATCATCCGCGGCACCCGCGTACTGACCCCGAACAAGGACGATGTGCTGGAGGCTGGTGACGAGCTGCTGTTCGTCGCGGCACAGGCGCGCGAGGAGCAGCTCGAGCAGCTGCTGTCCGTCCAGCGCCAGGACGCCACGGGCTAG
- a CDS encoding DUF4193 domain-containing protein: protein MATDYDTPRKTDDDVNEDSIEELKARRNDKSASTVDVDEFEQAEGLELPGADLSNEELSVRVLPRQADEFTCMSCFLVHHRSQLAAETKNGQPICRDCAA, encoded by the coding sequence ATGGCAACGGATTACGACACCCCACGCAAGACCGACGATGACGTCAACGAGGACAGCATCGAGGAACTGAAGGCCCGGCGGAACGACAAGTCGGCGTCCACCGTCGACGTCGACGAGTTCGAACAGGCCGAGGGACTCGAGCTGCCCGGTGCGGACCTCTCCAATGAGGAGTTGTCCGTCCGGGTGCTGCCTCGTCAGGCGGACGAGTTCACCTGCATGAGCTGCTTCCTCGTGCACCACCGCAGCCAGTTGGCCGCCGAGACCAAGAACGGCCAGCCGATCTGCCGCGACTGCGCGGCCTGA
- a CDS encoding sensor histidine kinase encodes MGRGKLRIYLGAAPGVGKTYAMLSEGHRRVERGADLVVGFVEHHGRRRTQVMMHGLEEVPRRELEYRGSTFTEMDVDAVLARRPAIALVDELAHTNVPGSRNEKRWQDVEELLRAGIDVVSTVNIQHLESLGDVVESITGVRQRETLPDEVVRRADQIELVDMSPQALRRRMAHGNIYAPDKVDAALSNYFRPGNLTALRELALLWTADRVDEYLQQYRDEHSIRSTWQARERIVVGLTGGPEGRTLIRRAARMAAKGSGSEILAVYIARSDGLTSASPKELAVQRTLVEDLGGTFHHVIGEDIPGALLEFARGVNATQIVLGSSRRKTWQYIFGPGVGTTVARDSGPDLDVHIVTHDEVAKGRGLPVARGARLGRSRLIAGWVVGVAGPALLTLLLTGTGATLASEAGPGFANEVLLFLFLNVLAALLGGMVPALASAAVGSLLLNYYFTPPTHTLTIADPENIVAIAIFVAVAVCVASVVDLAARRTHQAARLRAESEILSFLAGSVLRGETSLEALLERVRETFAMDSVALLERESDVAPWTCAGSVGSHDGTPAPERPEDAEVDMPVGDHMALALSGRVLPAEDRRVLAAFAAQAAVVLDRQRLAQQAGQARELAEGNRIRTALLAAVSHDLRTPLAAIKAAVSSLRSDDVAWSEEDEAELLEGIEDGADRLDHLVGNLLDMSRLQTGTVTPLIREIDLDEVVPMALVGVPMAKVVLDIPEELPMVAVDPGLLERGVANIVENAVKYSPPDRAVLVSASALGDRVELRVADGGPGVPDSEKDRIFEPFQRYGDAPRGAGVGLGLAVARGFAEAMGGRLTAEDTPGGGMTMVLTLRVAAGRPPVDPGLPVQVGSTSGTTTRKGRPAT; translated from the coding sequence ATGGGACGCGGAAAGTTGCGGATCTACCTCGGCGCGGCACCGGGCGTCGGCAAGACGTACGCGATGCTGTCCGAGGGGCATCGCCGGGTCGAGCGGGGCGCGGACCTCGTGGTCGGCTTCGTGGAGCACCACGGCCGTCGCCGTACCCAGGTGATGATGCACGGGCTCGAGGAGGTGCCCCGCCGGGAGCTGGAGTACCGGGGGAGCACCTTCACGGAAATGGACGTGGACGCGGTGCTGGCCCGCCGCCCCGCCATCGCGCTCGTCGACGAGCTCGCCCACACCAACGTCCCCGGCTCCCGGAACGAAAAGCGCTGGCAGGACGTCGAGGAGCTGCTGCGCGCGGGCATCGACGTGGTCTCCACCGTCAACATCCAGCACCTGGAGTCACTGGGGGACGTGGTGGAGTCGATCACGGGGGTGCGCCAGCGGGAGACCCTGCCGGACGAGGTGGTGCGCCGCGCCGACCAGATCGAGCTGGTCGACATGTCGCCCCAGGCGCTGCGCCGCCGCATGGCGCACGGCAACATCTACGCGCCCGACAAGGTCGACGCCGCGCTGTCGAACTACTTCCGGCCCGGGAACCTGACCGCGCTGCGCGAGCTGGCCCTGCTGTGGACCGCCGACCGGGTGGACGAATACCTCCAGCAGTACCGCGACGAGCACTCCATCCGCTCCACCTGGCAGGCGCGTGAGCGCATCGTCGTCGGGCTGACCGGCGGCCCGGAGGGACGGACGCTGATCCGCCGGGCCGCCCGGATGGCGGCCAAGGGCTCCGGCAGCGAGATCCTCGCCGTCTACATCGCCCGCAGCGACGGCCTGACCTCGGCCTCCCCCAAGGAGCTGGCGGTCCAGCGCACCCTCGTGGAGGACCTCGGGGGCACCTTCCACCACGTCATAGGGGAGGACATCCCGGGGGCGCTGCTGGAGTTCGCCCGCGGTGTCAACGCGACCCAGATCGTGCTCGGCTCCAGCCGCCGCAAGACCTGGCAGTACATCTTCGGACCCGGGGTGGGCACCACCGTCGCCCGTGACTCCGGGCCCGACCTGGACGTCCACATCGTCACCCACGACGAGGTCGCCAAGGGCCGCGGGCTGCCGGTCGCGCGCGGCGCCCGGCTCGGCCGCTCCCGGCTGATCGCGGGCTGGGTGGTCGGGGTGGCCGGACCGGCCCTGCTCACGCTGCTGCTCACCGGCACCGGCGCCACCCTCGCCTCCGAGGCCGGGCCCGGCTTCGCCAACGAGGTGCTGCTCTTCCTGTTCCTCAATGTGCTGGCCGCCCTGCTGGGCGGCATGGTGCCCGCCCTCGCCTCGGCGGCCGTCGGATCGCTGCTGCTCAACTACTACTTCACCCCGCCCACCCACACCCTGACCATCGCCGACCCCGAGAACATCGTCGCCATAGCGATCTTCGTGGCGGTCGCCGTCTGTGTGGCCTCCGTGGTCGACCTCGCCGCCCGCCGCACCCACCAGGCCGCCCGGCTGCGGGCCGAGTCCGAGATACTGTCGTTCCTCGCGGGCAGCGTGCTGCGCGGCGAGACCAGCCTGGAGGCGCTGCTGGAGCGGGTCCGCGAGACGTTCGCCATGGACTCGGTGGCGTTGCTGGAGCGGGAGAGCGATGTCGCCCCCTGGACCTGCGCGGGCAGCGTCGGCAGCCACGACGGCACCCCGGCGCCCGAACGGCCCGAGGACGCGGAGGTGGACATGCCGGTCGGCGACCATATGGCGCTCGCGCTCTCCGGCCGGGTCCTGCCCGCCGAGGACCGCCGGGTGCTCGCCGCCTTCGCCGCCCAGGCCGCCGTCGTCCTCGACCGGCAGCGGCTGGCCCAGCAGGCCGGGCAGGCCCGTGAGCTGGCCGAGGGGAACCGCATCCGCACCGCGCTGCTCGCCGCCGTCAGCCACGATCTGCGCACCCCGCTCGCGGCCATCAAGGCGGCCGTGAGCTCCCTGCGCTCCGATGACGTCGCCTGGTCGGAGGAGGACGAGGCGGAGCTGCTGGAGGGCATCGAGGACGGCGCCGACCGGCTGGACCACCTGGTGGGCAACCTCCTGGACATGTCCCGGCTGCAGACCGGCACCGTCACCCCGCTCATCCGGGAGATCGACCTGGACGAGGTGGTGCCGATGGCGCTCGTCGGCGTCCCCATGGCCAAGGTCGTCCTCGACATCCCCGAGGAGCTGCCGATGGTCGCGGTCGACCCCGGGCTGCTGGAGCGTGGCGTCGCCAACATCGTGGAGAACGCCGTGAAGTACAGCCCGCCGGACCGCGCCGTGCTGGTCTCCGCGAGCGCCCTCGGCGACCGTGTGGAGCTGCGGGTGGCCGACGGCGGCCCGGGCGTGCCGGACAGCGAGAAGGACCGCATCTTCGAGCCCTTCCAGCGGTACGGGGACGCCCCGCGCGGCGCCGGGGTCGGCCTCGGGCTGGCCGTCGCGCGCGGCTTCGCCGAGGCCATGGGCGGCCGGCTGACCGCCGAGGACACCCCAGGCGGCGGTATGACCATGGTGCTCACGCTGCGTGTCGCCGCCGGCCGCCCGCCGGTCGACCCCGGCCTCCCGGTCCAGGTCGGCTCCACGTCAGGCACAACGACACGGAAAGGCAGGCCCGCCACATGA
- a CDS encoding DUF3093 domain-containing protein has protein sequence MQPYEERLSAPRSWWFIAVLIGVSVGLIMLPFGTLPMLGGLIGGAALACVAVSSYGSARVRVVADSLVAGEARIPVSALGTPQVLDAAEAAAWRTYKADPRAFMLLRSYIPTALRVDVTDPEDPTPYVYVSTRNPEALAAALTAVQPA, from the coding sequence ATGCAGCCTTACGAAGAACGCCTCAGCGCACCCCGTTCCTGGTGGTTCATCGCCGTTCTGATCGGGGTCTCCGTGGGGTTGATCATGCTGCCGTTCGGCACTCTGCCGATGCTCGGCGGGCTGATCGGCGGTGCGGCGCTGGCCTGTGTCGCGGTGAGTTCGTACGGGTCGGCCCGGGTGCGCGTGGTGGCCGACTCACTGGTGGCCGGCGAGGCGCGGATCCCGGTGTCGGCCCTGGGGACCCCGCAGGTGCTGGACGCCGCCGAGGCGGCCGCCTGGCGGACCTACAAGGCCGATCCGCGGGCGTTCATGCTGCTGCGCAGCTACATCCCGACCGCGCTGCGGGTGGATGTCACCGATCCGGAGGACCCGACGCCGTACGTGTATGTGTCCACCCGGAATCCGGAGGCGTTGGCCGCCGCGCTCACGGCCGTGCAACCCGCCTGA
- a CDS encoding inositol monophosphatase family protein: protein MTDPLMTELLETALEAARGAGDLLRDGRPADLGVAATKTSPIDVVTEMDIAAEKLITDLLARRRPQDGVLGEEGADSEGSSGVRWVIDPLDGTVNYLYGLPSWAVSIAAEKDGETVVGVVTAPMRGETFQAVLGRGARLNGEPVHCRPAAPLEESLIGTGFGYVRERRIGQARVLNDVLPRVRDIRRGGSAAIDLSDVACGRLNGYYERGLNPWDFAAGALIAREAGALTGGRPGVPASTELTIAAAPGLFEPLRGLLDDLGAWHD from the coding sequence ATGACCGACCCGCTCATGACCGAACTCCTCGAGACGGCGCTGGAGGCCGCCCGTGGCGCGGGGGACCTGCTGCGCGACGGCCGCCCGGCCGACCTCGGGGTGGCGGCCACCAAGACCAGCCCGATCGACGTCGTCACCGAGATGGACATCGCCGCCGAGAAGCTGATCACCGACCTCCTCGCGCGCCGCCGCCCGCAGGACGGAGTGCTCGGGGAGGAGGGCGCCGACAGCGAGGGCAGCAGCGGGGTGCGCTGGGTGATCGACCCGCTCGACGGCACGGTGAACTACCTCTACGGGCTGCCGTCGTGGGCGGTCAGCATCGCCGCGGAGAAGGACGGCGAGACGGTCGTGGGGGTGGTGACCGCCCCGATGCGCGGCGAGACCTTCCAGGCGGTCCTGGGCCGGGGCGCCCGGCTGAACGGGGAGCCGGTGCACTGCCGCCCCGCGGCGCCGCTGGAGGAGTCGCTGATCGGCACCGGCTTCGGGTACGTGCGCGAGCGCCGCATAGGGCAGGCCAGGGTGCTCAACGATGTGTTGCCTCGGGTGCGGGACATCCGGCGCGGCGGATCGGCCGCCATCGACCTGTCCGATGTGGCCTGCGGCCGGCTCAACGGCTACTACGAGCGCGGGCTCAACCCCTGGGACTTCGCGGCCGGGGCGCTCATAGCGCGCGAGGCGGGCGCGCTCACCGGAGGGCGGCCTGGCGTCCCTGCCTCCACGGAGCTGACCATCGCCGCCGCCCCCGGCCTTTTCGAGCCGCTGAGGGGGCTTCTGGACGACCTGGGCGCCTGGCACGACTGA
- a CDS encoding DUF3710 domain-containing protein, with amino-acid sequence MFGRRRKRSKEDVESLDVTSDELAEDAEDADGAEDTAAPVEAGRVSLPPAPRPEGPWDVSEVREPGEGRVDLGGLFVPGVEGMELRVEVAGDAIVAATVVLRDSAVQLQGFAAPKKEGIWGEVRDEIATGITQQGGVVDEVEGPLGWELRAQVPVQLPDGKNGVQVVRFVGVDGPRWFLRGVISGQGAVQPETGSLLEAIFRDTVVVRGEGPMAPRDPIVLKLPDDAQMVPDGVQQDEAQGSRFAGGADRLQRGPEISEVR; translated from the coding sequence GTGTTCGGACGTCGCCGCAAGCGCAGCAAGGAGGACGTCGAGTCGCTCGACGTGACCTCCGACGAGTTGGCCGAGGACGCGGAGGACGCGGACGGCGCTGAGGACACCGCCGCACCCGTGGAGGCCGGCCGGGTGAGCCTGCCGCCGGCCCCGCGCCCCGAGGGCCCCTGGGACGTATCCGAGGTGCGCGAGCCCGGCGAGGGCCGGGTGGACCTCGGTGGTCTGTTCGTACCCGGCGTCGAGGGCATGGAGCTGCGGGTGGAGGTCGCGGGGGACGCGATCGTCGCCGCGACCGTGGTGCTGCGGGACAGCGCCGTGCAGCTCCAGGGCTTCGCAGCGCCCAAGAAGGAGGGCATCTGGGGCGAGGTGCGCGACGAGATCGCCACCGGCATCACCCAGCAGGGCGGGGTCGTCGACGAGGTCGAGGGCCCGCTCGGCTGGGAGCTGCGCGCCCAGGTCCCGGTGCAGCTCCCGGACGGCAAGAACGGCGTGCAGGTGGTCCGCTTCGTCGGCGTGGACGGGCCCCGTTGGTTCCTGCGCGGGGTGATCTCCGGGCAGGGCGCGGTGCAGCCCGAGACCGGCAGCCTCCTGGAGGCGATCTTCCGGGACACGGTCGTGGTGCGCGGCGAGGGCCCGATGGCCCCGCGCGACCCGATCGTCCTCAAGCTGCCGGACGACGCCCAGATGGTGCCCGACGGGGTGCAGCAGGACGAGGCGCAGGGCTCGCGGTTCGCGGGCGGCGCCGACCGGCTCCAGCGCGGCCCGGAGATCTCCGAGGTCCGCTGA